In the Oncorhynchus gorbuscha isolate QuinsamMale2020 ecotype Even-year linkage group LG05, OgorEven_v1.0, whole genome shotgun sequence genome, one interval contains:
- the vamp5 gene encoding vesicle-associated membrane protein 5 yields MENGKNRLQQAQDEVEEVKVIMLDNLNKAAERSGKLGDLDNRADELLEKSKAFSKSARKVKQQKWWEHMKMKVLLTGVGVVMAAIIIGIIVWSASGPDNGEQPAAGQPTSGP; encoded by the exons GAGAATGGGAAGAACCGCCTGCAGCAGGCCcaggatgaggtggaggaggtgaaggTGATCATGCTAGATAACCTCAACAAGGCTGCCGAGAGGTCAGGCAAGCTGGGAGATCTTGATAACAGGGCAGACGAACTTCTGGAGAAG AGTAAAGCTTTCTCAAAGTCTGCTCGGAAAGTGAAACAGCAGAAGTGGTGGGAACACATGAAGATGAAAGTGTTGCTGACTGGCGTAGGGGTCGTCATGGCAGCCATCATCATTGGGATTATTGTATGGTCAGCATCTGGACCTGACAACGGAGAGCAACCTGCTGCAGGCCAACCCACCTCAGGGCCTTAG